The Onychomys torridus chromosome 4, mOncTor1.1, whole genome shotgun sequence genome includes a window with the following:
- the LOC118582722 gene encoding olfactory receptor 4C15-like — protein MQNQSFVTLFIILGLSQNPKVEKILFVIFLLVYLATVGGNMIIVVTILYSPALLGSPMYFFLAFLSFLDACVSSTVTPKMLIDFLSEKKIISFECCMTQLFSVHFFSGSERVVLAAMAYDRYVAICKPLHYSSILTRRLCSILVAICWAGGFLHSIVQIIFTLQLPLCGPNVIDHYMCDLFPLLKLACTDTHIFVLLVFASSGAICIIIFSLLLVSYVVILFSLRAHSSEVRRKALSTCGAHVTVVVLFLVPCILIYARDTSAFSFEKNTLIFVNILTPLLNPMVYTFRNKEMINAIRKMWKRLKVIVVRF, from the coding sequence ATGCAAAACCAGAGTTTTGTCACTCTGTTCATAATCTTGGGCCTTTCTCAGAACCCAAAAGTTGAGAAAATactctttgttatttttctgttggtttACCTTGCAACTGTAGGGGGCAACATGATAATTGTGGTCACCATCCTCTACAGCCCTGCACTGCTGGGTTCCCCCATGTACTTCTTTTTGGCATTTCTGTCCTTCCTGGATGCATGTGTTTCTTCTACTGTCACACCCAAGATGCTTATAGACTTCTTAAGTGAGAAGAAGATCATCTCTTTTGAATGTTGCATGACACAATTGTTTTCAGTTCATTTCTTCTCAGGGTCAGAAAGGGTTGTCCTAGcagccatggcctatgaccgctatgtggccatttgCAAGCCCTTGCACTACTCTTCCATCCTTACCCGGAGGCTCTGTAGTATTTTGGTGGCAATATGCTGGGCAGGGGGCTTCTTGCATTCTATCGTGCAAATTATCTTCACATTGCAGCTGCCTTTATGTGGACCCAATGTCATTGATCATTACATGTGTGACTTGTTCCCATTGCTGAAGCTTGCCTGCACTGACACTCATATATTTGTCCTTTTGGTGTTTGCCAGTAGTGGTGCTATCTGCATCATCATCTTCTCCTTATTGCTTGTCTCTTATGTTGTCATCTTGTTCTCTCTGAGAGCCCACAGCTCTGAAGTTCGCCGGAAAGCTCTTTCTACTTGTGGAGCACATGTTACTGTTGTGGTTTTGTTCCTTGTTCCATGCATATTAATATATGCACGGGATACATCTGCATTCTCCTTTGAGAAGAACACGCTTATATTTGTCAACATCCTGACACCATTGCTCAATCCTATGGTTTACACATTCAGGAATAAGGAAATGATAAATGCCATCAGAAAAATGTGGAAGAGATTGAAAGTGATTGTTGTTAGGTTTTAA